One segment of Synechococcus sp. A15-24 DNA contains the following:
- a CDS encoding TrmJ/YjtD family RNA methyltransferase: protein MTVVVVLVEPAGPLNIGSVARLCANFGVDALRIVNPRCEVLCDDSLRMAIHAAPLLRQATIHPDLETAIGDCSRVIATCGRLDHGGIPLQTPDTAINWLLAGNPPYALVFGREDRGLTNDELRLCQRVLTLHSQAAYPSLNLSHAVAVVLHDLARHQLQVRAPQTKDPSPAPAAHLTGLLDDAAELLLEAGFLLPHTRTARMGKVRDLLQRATCRAEEVALFRGMVRQLRWAIRADRP, encoded by the coding sequence TTGACCGTCGTCGTTGTCCTCGTCGAGCCTGCCGGGCCTCTGAACATCGGCAGTGTGGCCAGGCTCTGCGCCAATTTCGGCGTTGACGCTCTGCGCATAGTGAATCCCCGTTGTGAGGTCCTCTGTGACGATTCACTCCGGATGGCCATCCATGCCGCCCCCCTGCTGCGGCAGGCCACCATCCACCCTGATCTGGAAACTGCCATCGGCGACTGCAGTCGGGTGATTGCGACCTGTGGCCGACTGGATCACGGGGGCATACCGCTGCAAACCCCAGACACAGCGATCAACTGGCTCTTGGCCGGAAATCCCCCTTATGCCCTGGTGTTTGGCCGAGAAGACCGCGGCCTCACCAACGATGAACTCCGACTGTGCCAGCGGGTTCTGACGCTGCACAGCCAGGCGGCTTACCCCTCGCTGAATCTGTCTCACGCGGTCGCCGTAGTACTGCACGACCTGGCTCGACATCAGCTGCAGGTCCGTGCTCCCCAGACCAAAGATCCGTCACCAGCCCCTGCCGCGCATTTGACAGGGTTGCTGGACGATGCCGCCGAGCTGCTTCTGGAGGCCGGATTTCTCCTGCCCCACACCCGGACAGCGCGCATGGGCAAGGTTCGGGATCTCTTGCAGCGCGCGACCTGCAGAGCGGAGGAGGTCGCGTTGTTCCGAGGCATGGTGCGACAACTGCGCTGGGCCATCCGAGCCGACCGCCCCTAA
- a CDS encoding cytochrome c, with protein MIEPTSTAAEQQESGRGLITALVVLAASACAVLLIWVINGAQQDPYVRASLDLQGDPDHGGQLFRINCAGCHGLAGQGLLAPKLAGISERMRDPALIHQIVSGETPPMPSFQMEPASMADLLSHLHKLS; from the coding sequence GTGATCGAGCCGACATCAACTGCAGCGGAACAGCAGGAGTCCGGCAGGGGATTGATCACTGCCCTAGTGGTGCTGGCGGCGTCAGCCTGCGCAGTCCTCTTGATCTGGGTGATCAACGGAGCGCAACAGGATCCCTACGTCCGGGCAAGCCTTGATCTTCAAGGAGATCCCGACCATGGCGGCCAACTGTTCCGCATCAACTGTGCGGGCTGCCATGGTCTGGCAGGGCAGGGACTGCTGGCACCCAAACTTGCCGGCATTAGCGAGCGGATGCGTGATCCAGCCCTGATTCATCAAATCGTGAGCGGTGAAACGCCGCCGATGCCGAGTTTCCAAATGGAGCCGGCTTCGATGGCTGATCTGCTCAGTCACCTGCACAAGCTGAGTTGA
- the petG gene encoding cytochrome b6-f complex subunit V — MIEPLLCGIVLGLIPVTLLGLFVAAWNQYRRGGSALDG, encoded by the coding sequence ATGATCGAACCCCTGCTGTGCGGCATTGTTCTGGGTCTGATCCCCGTCACGCTTCTGGGTCTGTTCGTGGCTGCCTGGAACCAGTACCGTCGCGGCGGCAGCGCTCTGGACGGCTGA
- the hisH gene encoding imidazole glycerol phosphate synthase subunit HisH → MGLHLGLIDYGMGNLHSVEKAFNRLGHQPSRVVSPSDLDGCDALVLPGVGSFDPAIENLQSTGLIPDLKRWNEADRPLLGICLGLQLLFESSAEGRLEGLGLIKGHVERLPIEAGARIPHMGWAPLDLRRANPMLGAADPLAWVYFVHSYAAVPERPETQAAAASFGSSSVTAMVWKRRLGACQFHPEKSSDSGKAMLKRWLGWLQRGAPIG, encoded by the coding sequence TTGGGGCTTCATCTCGGTCTGATTGATTACGGCATGGGCAATCTCCACTCGGTGGAGAAGGCCTTCAACCGCCTTGGTCATCAACCCAGTCGCGTCGTCAGCCCCAGCGACCTTGATGGTTGCGATGCCCTGGTTCTGCCTGGCGTCGGATCCTTCGACCCAGCCATCGAAAATCTTCAGTCCACGGGTCTAATTCCCGATCTGAAACGCTGGAATGAGGCCGACCGCCCCCTGCTCGGCATTTGTCTTGGACTCCAGTTGCTGTTCGAGTCCAGTGCCGAGGGCCGTCTTGAGGGTCTCGGACTGATCAAAGGCCACGTGGAACGTTTGCCCATCGAGGCTGGAGCCCGGATTCCGCACATGGGATGGGCACCTCTAGACCTGAGGCGGGCCAACCCAATGCTCGGAGCTGCGGACCCCTTGGCTTGGGTTTACTTCGTTCACAGTTATGCCGCTGTGCCGGAGCGGCCCGAAACACAGGCTGCAGCTGCTTCCTTCGGGAGTTCCTCCGTCACCGCAATGGTGTGGAAGCGCCGATTGGGCGCTTGCCAATTCCACCCGGAAAAATCATCCGACAGCGGTAAAGCGATGCTGAAGCGCTGGCTGGGTTGGCTCCAACGCGGAGCCCCGATCGGTTGA
- the trxA gene encoding thioredoxin, translating to MSSAAAVTDASFEQDVLQSDVPVLVDFWAPWCGPCRMVAPIVEEIAKEFDGQIKVFKLNTDENPNVASQYGIRSIPTLMVFKGGQKVDTVVGAVPKATLSGTISKYL from the coding sequence ATGTCCAGCGCCGCTGCGGTTACTGACGCCTCTTTCGAGCAGGACGTCCTGCAGAGCGACGTCCCGGTTCTGGTCGACTTCTGGGCTCCTTGGTGTGGCCCCTGCCGCATGGTTGCTCCCATCGTCGAAGAAATCGCCAAGGAATTCGATGGTCAGATCAAGGTCTTCAAGCTGAATACCGACGAAAACCCCAACGTTGCTAGTCAGTACGGCATCCGCAGCATCCCAACGTTGATGGTGTTCAAGGGCGGCCAGAAGGTCGACACCGTTGTGGGTGCTGTTCCCAAGGCAACCCTGTCCGGCACGATCTCGAAGTATCTCTGA
- a CDS encoding GuaB3 family IMP dehydrogenase-related protein yields the protein MDIQLGRSKTVRRAYGIDEIALVPGGRTVDPEVTDTRWTLGGIERDIPIIASAMDGVVDVDMAVRLSNLGALGVLNLEGVQTRYNDPYEVLDRIAAVGKDEFVPLMQEIYSQPVQESLIRKRIADIKAKGGIAAVSGTPVAALRFGKAIAEAGADLFFVQATVVSTNHIGPEGQDTLDLEALCRDMGVPVVIGNCVTYDVALQLMRAGAAGVMVGIGPGAACTSRGVLGVGIPQATAVADCAAARADYEKETGRYVPIVADGGIVTGGDICKCIACGADAVMIGSPIARAEEAPGRGFHWGMATPSPVLPRGTRINVGRTGSIERILRGPAKLDDGTHNLLGCLKTSMGTLGARTIQDMQNVEVVVAPSLLTEGKVYQKAQHLGMGK from the coding sequence GTGGACATTCAGCTCGGACGCTCCAAGACCGTTCGCCGGGCCTATGGAATTGATGAAATTGCCCTCGTGCCCGGTGGTCGAACCGTTGACCCAGAGGTAACCGATACGCGCTGGACTCTCGGTGGCATCGAACGGGACATCCCGATCATTGCCAGCGCCATGGACGGCGTGGTCGACGTGGACATGGCTGTGCGGCTCTCCAATCTCGGTGCCCTCGGCGTGCTTAACCTTGAGGGAGTCCAGACCCGCTACAACGATCCATACGAGGTTCTGGATCGTATTGCAGCCGTTGGCAAGGACGAGTTCGTCCCCTTGATGCAGGAGATCTACAGCCAGCCGGTTCAGGAAAGCCTGATCCGCAAACGCATCGCCGACATCAAGGCCAAGGGAGGAATCGCTGCGGTCAGTGGAACCCCTGTCGCTGCATTGCGCTTCGGCAAAGCCATCGCTGAGGCAGGCGCCGATCTCTTCTTCGTGCAGGCCACGGTTGTGTCCACCAACCACATCGGTCCCGAGGGCCAGGACACGCTCGATCTGGAGGCGCTGTGCAGGGACATGGGTGTCCCCGTAGTTATCGGCAACTGCGTGACCTACGACGTAGCCCTGCAATTGATGCGCGCTGGAGCAGCCGGTGTGATGGTTGGAATCGGCCCTGGAGCCGCTTGCACCTCTCGCGGTGTGCTTGGCGTTGGCATTCCACAGGCCACTGCAGTTGCCGACTGTGCCGCTGCCCGTGCCGATTACGAAAAAGAAACAGGTCGCTACGTCCCGATCGTGGCCGATGGTGGGATCGTGACCGGTGGCGACATCTGCAAGTGCATCGCCTGCGGCGCTGACGCCGTGATGATCGGCTCACCGATCGCCCGCGCCGAGGAAGCGCCAGGGCGCGGATTCCATTGGGGCATGGCCACTCCAAGCCCTGTCCTCCCACGCGGAACACGCATCAACGTGGGAAGAACGGGAAGCATTGAGCGGATCCTGCGGGGCCCGGCAAAGCTCGACGACGGCACCCACAACCTGCTGGGCTGCCTCAAGACGTCCATGGGCACCCTTGGAGCCCGCACTATCCAAGACATGCAGAACGTGGAAGTCGTCGTGGCTCCTTCGTTGTTGACGGAGGGCAAGGTGTACCAAAAAGCGCAGCACCTTGGGATGGGCAAATAA
- a CDS encoding CAAD domain-containing protein: MGPIDEPQPNVDSVSPVSSPSPVEPPAFTESPAQTSAASEPTPTPTVTPERTADPAIAATVTIPADADASGGEWDLLKVKLQGLVNTDQLQSQWSQLKGLLRLLAGLIVLVIVLQIYGGILRAIDAVPLASGLFELAGVIWLANFSVRNLVRSGDRRKVVEDLARSWQRVVGG, translated from the coding sequence ATGGGACCCATCGACGAACCACAACCCAACGTCGACAGCGTCAGCCCGGTCTCCTCTCCATCACCAGTAGAGCCGCCTGCCTTCACGGAGAGTCCCGCACAAACATCGGCAGCCTCAGAGCCCACACCAACCCCCACCGTCACGCCAGAGCGCACCGCTGATCCAGCCATTGCTGCAACGGTGACGATCCCGGCTGACGCTGACGCCTCAGGGGGGGAGTGGGATCTGTTGAAGGTCAAGCTCCAAGGGTTGGTCAACACCGATCAGCTGCAGAGCCAGTGGAGCCAGTTGAAAGGCCTGCTTCGACTGCTCGCAGGCTTGATCGTTCTGGTGATCGTTCTGCAGATCTATGGCGGCATTCTTCGCGCCATCGATGCTGTTCCCCTGGCCTCGGGCTTGTTTGAGCTGGCCGGTGTGATCTGGCTTGCCAATTTTTCAGTGCGCAACCTGGTGCGCAGTGGCGACCGCCGCAAAGTTGTGGAAGACCTGGCGCGCAGCTGGCAACGGGTTGTCGGTGGCTGA
- the gyrA gene encoding DNA gyrase subunit A: MADSVGPGGGGPGDSDDRIIQADLRNEMSRSYLEYAMSVIVGRALPDARDGLKPVHRRILYAMYELGLTSDRPYRKCARVVGEVLGKYHPHGDTAVYDALVRMAQDFSMSMPLIDGHGNFGSVDNDPPAAMRYTESRLQALTTDSLLEDIEAETVDFADNFDGSQQEPTVLPARIPQLLLNGSAGIAVGMATNIPPHNLNELINGLLALIENPEISEQELIRLIPGPDFPTGGQILGREGIRETYLGGRGSITMRGVAAIETIEAPGRPDRDAVIITELPYQTNKAALIERTAELVNDKKLEGISDIRDESDRDGMRIVVELRRDAYPQVVLNNLFKLTALQSNFSAYMLALVNGEPTLLTLRKMLEVFLDFRVETIERRTRYLLRKAEERDHILLGLLLALDQLDPIIALIRAAPDTATARQQLQDRHGLSDIQADAILQMQLRRLTALEADKIRLEHEDLVTKIADYKDILGRRERVFGIIQDELNQLSERYTTPRRTEILDLGGGLEDIDLIANERSVVLVTETGYLKRMPVSEFEATSRGTRGKAGTRSQGEEAVKLFISCNDHDTLLLFSDRGVSYALPAYRVPQCSRTAKGTPVVQLLPIPREEAITSLLAVSEFNDDMDLLMLTRGGFIKRTRLSAFSNIRSNGLIAINLEEGDALTWVRLAVPGDSVLIGSNAGMTIHFRLSDEELRPLGRTARGVRSMNLRNGDGLVSMDVLPVELADRIAQSAEEDEEDASSGDGPWVLVASASGLGKRVPVTQFRLQKRAGMGLRAMKFRTADDALVGLRVLGAGEEVLLVSEKGVIVRTGADAIPQQSRAATGVRLQRLDKGDRLSEVVLVPPEAEDDAADDDTSNDTEASDTESNAQDS; the protein is encoded by the coding sequence ATGGCGGATTCTGTGGGGCCAGGAGGCGGCGGCCCCGGCGATTCCGACGATCGAATCATTCAGGCGGATCTTCGCAACGAGATGTCGCGCTCCTATCTGGAGTACGCGATGAGCGTGATCGTGGGCCGGGCGTTGCCCGATGCCCGCGATGGCCTCAAGCCCGTGCATCGCCGCATTTTGTACGCAATGTACGAATTGGGGCTGACCAGCGATCGCCCTTACAGGAAATGCGCTCGTGTGGTGGGCGAGGTGCTGGGTAAGTATCACCCCCATGGCGATACGGCTGTGTACGACGCCCTGGTGCGGATGGCTCAGGACTTCTCGATGTCTATGCCCTTGATTGACGGGCACGGCAATTTCGGATCGGTGGACAACGATCCGCCGGCGGCCATGCGGTACACCGAGTCCAGGTTGCAGGCGCTGACCACCGACAGCCTGCTGGAGGACATCGAGGCCGAGACCGTTGACTTCGCCGACAACTTCGATGGTTCGCAGCAGGAGCCGACGGTGCTTCCGGCTCGAATTCCCCAGCTGTTGCTGAATGGTTCAGCGGGCATTGCCGTGGGGATGGCGACCAACATCCCCCCCCACAACCTCAATGAGCTGATCAACGGCCTGCTGGCGCTGATTGAGAACCCCGAGATATCTGAACAGGAGTTGATCCGGCTGATCCCTGGACCCGACTTTCCTACAGGTGGTCAGATCCTTGGTCGCGAGGGCATCCGTGAGACCTATCTGGGCGGTCGTGGCTCGATCACCATGCGCGGTGTGGCGGCGATTGAAACGATCGAAGCCCCCGGCCGTCCTGATCGTGATGCCGTGATCATCACGGAGTTGCCGTATCAGACCAACAAGGCAGCGCTAATCGAGCGCACCGCTGAGCTGGTCAACGACAAGAAGCTTGAGGGCATCTCCGATATTCGCGATGAGAGTGATCGCGATGGCATGCGCATCGTGGTGGAGCTGCGCCGTGATGCCTATCCGCAAGTGGTGCTAAACAATCTGTTCAAACTCACTGCATTGCAGAGCAATTTCAGTGCCTACATGTTGGCGCTGGTGAACGGTGAGCCGACCTTGCTCACCCTGCGCAAGATGCTCGAGGTGTTTCTCGACTTCCGCGTCGAGACCATCGAGCGCCGCACCCGTTACCTGCTGCGCAAGGCCGAGGAACGCGATCACATCCTGCTTGGCCTGCTGCTGGCACTGGATCAGTTGGATCCGATCATTGCCCTGATCCGGGCTGCCCCCGATACGGCGACGGCCCGTCAGCAGCTGCAGGACCGGCATGGCCTCAGCGACATTCAGGCCGACGCCATCCTGCAGATGCAGCTGCGGCGTCTCACGGCGTTGGAGGCCGACAAGATCCGGCTTGAGCACGAGGATCTGGTCACCAAAATCGCGGATTACAAAGACATCCTCGGCCGGCGTGAGCGGGTGTTCGGAATCATTCAGGACGAACTCAACCAACTCAGCGAGCGCTACACGACACCGCGCCGCACCGAGATTCTCGATCTGGGTGGTGGTCTTGAGGACATCGATCTGATCGCCAACGAGCGTTCCGTCGTGCTCGTTACCGAAACCGGCTACCTGAAACGGATGCCGGTGAGTGAGTTCGAAGCCACCAGCCGAGGCACCCGCGGCAAGGCCGGCACCCGCAGCCAGGGGGAGGAGGCCGTGAAGCTGTTCATCAGCTGCAACGACCACGACACCCTGCTGCTGTTCAGTGACCGTGGTGTGTCCTATGCCCTGCCGGCTTACCGGGTGCCGCAATGCAGCCGCACCGCAAAAGGCACACCGGTGGTGCAGTTGTTACCGATCCCGCGGGAGGAAGCAATCACATCGTTGCTGGCGGTCTCGGAGTTCAACGACGACATGGACCTGTTGATGCTGACCCGAGGCGGATTCATCAAGCGCACCCGTCTTTCAGCCTTCAGCAACATCCGCTCCAATGGTCTGATCGCCATCAACCTGGAAGAGGGCGATGCGTTGACCTGGGTGCGCCTGGCGGTGCCCGGCGACAGCGTGCTGATCGGCTCCAATGCGGGGATGACGATTCACTTCCGCCTCAGCGATGAGGAGCTGCGCCCCTTAGGCCGCACGGCCCGTGGTGTGCGTTCGATGAATCTGCGCAACGGTGATGGGCTGGTGAGCATGGACGTGCTGCCGGTTGAGCTGGCGGATCGGATCGCCCAGAGCGCGGAAGAAGATGAGGAGGATGCATCCTCTGGTGATGGTCCCTGGGTGCTGGTGGCTTCGGCGTCTGGATTGGGCAAGCGCGTGCCGGTGACCCAGTTCCGACTGCAGAAGCGGGCGGGCATGGGCCTGCGGGCGATGAAGTTCCGCACGGCGGACGATGCTCTGGTGGGTCTACGGGTCCTCGGTGCTGGTGAGGAGGTGCTGCTGGTAAGCGAGAAAGGGGTCATCGTGCGCACCGGCGCCGATGCGATTCCGCAGCAGTCACGGGCCGCCACGGGTGTGCGTCTGCAGCGTCTCGACAAAGGTGACCGTTTGTCGGAAGTGGTGCTGGTGCCGCCCGAAGCCGAGGACGACGCGGCTGACGACGACACGTCGAACGACACCGAAGCCAGTGACACTGAAAGCAACGCGCAGGACAGCTGA
- the crtL gene encoding lycopene beta cyclase, whose product MAEPVDVLVLGGGPAALCIASELNQRGVAVGCIAPDPVDAPWPNTYGIWADELKMVRLEHLLEHRWSDTVSYFGDGGSTAQDQSHAHGIDYGLFDRAALQRYWLERAEGVVWHQDTAERVDATGATTSVSCASGTTLQARLVIDASGSCTPHIRRPDQGPVAGQAAYGVVARFSKPPIEAGRFVLMDYRCDHLSEAQRSEPPTFLYAMDLGEGVFFVEETSLALAPGVPYDVLKQRLQQRLDRRSVEITEVIHEEFCLFPMNLPLPDRSQPVLAFGGAASMVHPASGYMVGALLRRGPDLAQALAEAMANPSLGSAALAQRGWQVLWPIELVLRHQLYQFGLGRLMGFNEALLRTHFSTFFSLPREEWFGFLTNTLPLPRLMGVMLRLFALSPWDLRRGLVLGAGADQLPTFDQSSG is encoded by the coding sequence TTGGCCGAGCCGGTGGATGTGCTGGTGCTGGGGGGCGGTCCTGCTGCCCTCTGCATCGCCTCGGAACTGAACCAACGGGGCGTTGCTGTTGGATGCATTGCCCCCGATCCGGTCGATGCGCCCTGGCCGAACACCTACGGCATCTGGGCCGATGAACTGAAGATGGTGCGGCTCGAGCACTTGCTGGAGCACCGCTGGAGCGACACCGTCAGTTATTTCGGCGATGGCGGCTCAACGGCTCAGGATCAGAGCCATGCCCACGGGATCGACTACGGCTTGTTTGATCGGGCTGCGTTGCAGCGCTATTGGCTGGAGCGGGCTGAGGGCGTGGTCTGGCATCAAGACACGGCCGAACGGGTGGACGCAACCGGTGCCACCACGAGCGTCAGCTGTGCGTCGGGAACGACGTTGCAAGCGCGCCTGGTGATTGATGCCTCCGGTTCTTGCACGCCGCATATTCGTCGGCCGGATCAGGGGCCAGTGGCGGGCCAGGCGGCCTACGGCGTGGTGGCGCGTTTCTCCAAGCCGCCAATTGAGGCCGGCCGGTTTGTGTTGATGGACTACCGCTGCGATCACCTCAGCGAAGCGCAGCGCAGCGAACCACCCACGTTTTTATATGCGATGGATCTGGGTGAAGGGGTGTTCTTCGTGGAAGAAACATCCCTCGCTTTGGCACCGGGTGTTCCCTACGACGTGCTCAAGCAACGGCTCCAGCAGCGCTTGGATCGGCGCAGTGTGGAGATCACCGAGGTGATCCATGAGGAGTTCTGCCTCTTCCCAATGAACCTGCCGCTGCCGGATCGCAGCCAGCCGGTGCTGGCTTTTGGGGGTGCGGCGAGCATGGTGCATCCAGCCTCGGGCTACATGGTGGGAGCGCTGCTGCGGCGTGGGCCTGATCTGGCCCAGGCCTTGGCGGAAGCCATGGCCAACCCAAGCCTTGGTTCAGCCGCCTTGGCGCAACGGGGCTGGCAGGTGCTCTGGCCGATCGAGCTGGTGCTGCGCCATCAGCTCTATCAGTTCGGCCTGGGCCGTTTGATGGGGTTCAACGAAGCTTTGTTGCGCACCCACTTCTCCACCTTCTTCTCATTGCCGCGGGAGGAATGGTTTGGTTTTCTCACCAACACCCTGCCGCTGCCCAGGTTGATGGGGGTGATGCTGCGCTTGTTTGCTCTATCCCCCTGGGATTTGCGGCGGGGTTTGGTGCTGGGGGCAGGTGCGGATCAGCTGCCGACCTTTGACCAATCCAGCGGCTGA
- a CDS encoding 1,4-alpha-glucan branching protein domain-containing protein — protein MSNGALALVLHAHLPYVRSVVPGSLEEDWFFQALMECYLPLLEVLEQAAADTASTPKLTVGLSPTLLSLLSDPDLQQRFPGWLDQRLDLLPFADAELAEAKEHLNASIQRHKSAWMACDGDLISRFAALQRAEVVDLLTCGATHGYLPLLRQHPEAVRGQLRTAVREHHRLIGESPLGIWLPECAYYEGLDQWMRDAGLRYAVLDGHGLLHGRPRPRYGVYAPICSRNGVAFFGRDSEATLPVWSAKDGYPGDPNYREFHRDLGWDLPLEQLAPLGLSEPRPLGLKLHRVTDHSAPLDQKQPYHPSIAAERIRHHASHYLKGRRRQLDQLSSGMTISPLLVAPFDAELFGHWWFEGPSFLAELFRQGPSNGVPFTRLRDVLDGSQQLQLCDPCPSSWGQGGYHNYWLNDSNAWVVPEWERAGEAMVQRCSRGVAREADLKLLSQAARELLLAQSSDWSFILRAGTTTGLARERIERHLERFWMLMAAIDGSGDLPEGWLEEVQADDRLFPLIQPLDWSKVGS, from the coding sequence TTGAGCAACGGCGCTCTCGCCCTTGTCCTTCACGCCCACCTGCCGTATGTGCGCTCGGTGGTGCCGGGTTCGCTGGAGGAAGACTGGTTTTTCCAGGCCTTGATGGAGTGCTACCTGCCGCTGCTGGAGGTCCTTGAACAGGCGGCAGCGGATACGGCCAGCACTCCGAAGCTCACCGTTGGTCTGTCTCCAACGCTGCTGTCATTGCTCAGTGACCCGGACCTGCAACAGCGGTTCCCCGGCTGGCTGGATCAGCGCCTCGACCTTCTCCCCTTCGCCGATGCAGAGCTTGCCGAGGCGAAGGAGCATCTCAACGCCTCCATCCAGCGCCACAAGTCCGCCTGGATGGCCTGCGATGGAGACCTGATCAGCCGATTCGCTGCGCTGCAACGGGCTGAGGTGGTGGATCTGCTCACCTGTGGGGCCACCCATGGCTATCTGCCGCTGCTACGCCAGCACCCTGAGGCGGTCCGCGGCCAGCTGCGCACCGCCGTGCGCGAACACCACCGCCTGATCGGGGAAAGTCCGCTGGGGATCTGGTTACCGGAATGCGCCTACTACGAAGGGCTGGACCAGTGGATGCGCGATGCGGGACTCCGCTACGCCGTCCTTGATGGCCATGGGCTTTTGCACGGTCGACCGCGTCCCCGCTACGGGGTGTACGCACCGATCTGCAGCCGCAACGGGGTGGCGTTCTTCGGCCGAGACAGTGAAGCGACCCTGCCGGTCTGGTCCGCCAAAGATGGCTATCCCGGCGATCCGAATTACCGCGAATTTCATCGCGACCTGGGATGGGATTTACCCCTTGAACAATTAGCGCCGCTTGGCTTATCGGAGCCCCGACCTCTTGGTCTCAAGCTGCATCGCGTCACCGACCACAGCGCGCCGCTCGATCAGAAACAGCCGTATCACCCCTCCATTGCAGCGGAGAGAATTCGGCACCACGCCAGCCATTACCTCAAAGGACGCCGACGCCAACTGGATCAACTCAGCAGCGGCATGACGATCAGTCCATTGCTCGTCGCCCCCTTTGATGCGGAACTGTTTGGGCATTGGTGGTTTGAAGGCCCATCATTTCTGGCCGAACTGTTTCGCCAGGGGCCAAGCAACGGCGTTCCCTTCACAAGGCTGCGGGATGTCTTGGATGGTTCACAACAACTGCAGCTCTGCGACCCCTGCCCCTCGAGCTGGGGCCAGGGTGGGTACCACAATTACTGGCTTAACGACAGCAACGCCTGGGTCGTCCCGGAATGGGAGCGCGCCGGAGAAGCCATGGTGCAGCGCTGCAGCCGCGGTGTGGCCCGCGAAGCGGATCTCAAACTGCTCAGCCAAGCGGCGCGGGAGCTCCTGCTGGCGCAGTCGTCGGATTGGAGCTTCATTCTGAGGGCTGGCACAACAACCGGACTGGCGCGGGAACGGATTGAACGTCACCTGGAGCGGTTCTGGATGCTGATGGCGGCGATTGATGGCAGCGGCGACCTACCCGAAGGGTGGCTCGAGGAGGTGCAGGCCGACGACCGCCTGTTCCCGTTGATTCAGCCGCTGGATTGGTCAAAGGTCGGCAGCTGA